A window of the Streptomyces albireticuli genome harbors these coding sequences:
- a CDS encoding MFS transporter, translated as MSAVQQTGAARHSRTGRGGRSVWLAAWPLTAVFMLSNAPTPMFVLWQQRIGFGTGTLTVVFASYIGGLLVALPVAGVLSDRYGRRTVLVPAVLSALLACLLYATAGSVAALIAARLLTGLAVGGAVAAGMAAVSDVGGPDRRRQASLAGSVAMGTGLASGPLLAGCAAQLLPAPTVTVFVAEAVLLLSALLVIRTLPQVRRAGAGGSWLRLPSVPRPNRRDLLAGLAAYMPGMTGTSFLLALGPSMLADLLGTTNRIVAGGSAFVMFGASTAVQFFVSRWRPHRLLATATGATAAGMLLVILAVRASSIRLLLAAAVLAGIGQGMGQLGGFSLLNGRVPGPRLAEANAALSAWGYLFAGILPVGTGYLSDAQGIGFSASLLGLVVAGAALVGGVFVVRLGRRG; from the coding sequence ATGAGCGCCGTCCAGCAGACCGGCGCCGCCCGGCACTCCCGGACCGGGCGGGGCGGGCGCAGTGTCTGGCTCGCCGCCTGGCCCCTGACCGCCGTCTTCATGCTCTCGAACGCGCCGACCCCGATGTTCGTCCTGTGGCAGCAGCGGATCGGCTTCGGCACCGGCACCCTGACCGTCGTCTTCGCCTCGTACATCGGCGGGCTCCTGGTGGCCCTGCCGGTCGCCGGCGTGTTGTCGGACCGCTACGGACGACGGACCGTCCTCGTCCCGGCCGTGCTGTCCGCCCTCCTCGCCTGCCTGCTGTACGCGACGGCCGGCAGCGTCGCCGCCCTGATCGCCGCGCGCCTGCTCACCGGCCTCGCGGTGGGCGGCGCGGTGGCGGCGGGCATGGCGGCGGTCTCCGACGTCGGCGGCCCCGACCGGCGCCGGCAGGCCTCGCTCGCCGGCTCCGTGGCCATGGGCACCGGCCTGGCCTCGGGCCCGCTCCTGGCCGGCTGCGCCGCCCAGCTGCTCCCGGCCCCGACCGTGACGGTGTTCGTCGCCGAGGCCGTCCTGCTGCTGTCGGCCCTGCTGGTCATCCGCACCCTGCCGCAGGTCCGCCGCGCCGGCGCCGGCGGCTCCTGGCTGCGGCTGCCGTCCGTGCCCCGGCCCAACCGGCGCGACCTGCTGGCCGGCCTGGCCGCGTACATGCCCGGCATGACCGGCACCTCGTTCCTGCTGGCCCTCGGCCCGTCCATGCTGGCCGACCTCCTCGGCACGACCAACCGGATCGTGGCCGGCGGCTCGGCCTTCGTCATGTTCGGCGCGTCCACCGCCGTGCAGTTCTTCGTGAGCCGGTGGCGCCCCCACCGCCTCCTCGCCACGGCGACGGGCGCGACCGCGGCGGGCATGCTGCTGGTGATCCTCGCCGTCCGCGCGTCGTCCATCCGGCTGCTGCTCGCGGCGGCGGTCCTGGCCGGGATCGGCCAGGGGATGGGCCAGTTGGGCGGGTTCTCGCTGCTGAACGGGCGAGTACCGGGGCCTCGGCTGGCGGAGGCGAACGCGGCGCTGAGCGCGTGGGGATATCTCTTCGCGGGGATCCTGCCGGTGGGGACGGGGTATTTGAGCGATGCGCAGGGGATTGGGTTCAGCGCGTCGTTGCTGGGGTTGGTTGTGGCGGGGGCGGCGCTTGTGGGGGGTGTGTTTGTGGTGCGGTTGGGACGGCGGGGGTAG
- a CDS encoding LLM class flavin-dependent oxidoreductase, whose product MPQTPTDLRIGVVLPGRESVVERNDYPRHLGELSRKIEQLGYDSIWAGESPLARSRMNPVLALTAAATTTERVQLGTAVLLPLRPPVHLAHELACLDRISGGRLITGLGSGFSSPATRAEFAAYGIPFDQRVGRTRETLEICRALWRAEGEPVSFAGKYYRLDDVALLPVPDQPAGPPLWMAHSGEKMLERTGRIYDGWMPTSTTAAHYEKGWLRVQEAREAAGRPESDVTGAVYLSVAVDRGVEKAEETLTAYFGAYYRLDLPTMRTTQGIFGGTPEQVAEWVGGYVAAGARHIVLRLPTPDLHEPAYRAALERTAEELLPLLRGLA is encoded by the coding sequence GTGCCCCAGACGCCGACCGACCTCCGTATCGGTGTCGTCCTCCCCGGACGCGAATCCGTCGTCGAACGTAACGACTATCCCCGTCACCTCGGCGAACTGAGCCGGAAGATCGAACAACTGGGGTACGACTCCATCTGGGCCGGCGAGTCCCCGCTGGCCCGCTCCCGGATGAACCCGGTGCTCGCCCTGACGGCGGCGGCCACCACCACGGAGCGGGTTCAGCTCGGCACGGCGGTGCTGCTGCCGCTGCGCCCGCCCGTCCACCTGGCCCACGAACTCGCCTGCCTGGACCGGATCTCCGGTGGCCGCCTGATCACGGGCCTCGGCTCCGGGTTCTCCTCACCCGCCACCCGGGCCGAGTTCGCGGCCTACGGCATCCCGTTCGACCAGCGGGTGGGCCGCACGCGCGAGACCCTGGAGATCTGCCGCGCCCTGTGGCGCGCCGAGGGCGAGCCCGTCTCCTTCGCCGGAAAGTACTACCGACTGGACGACGTGGCGCTGCTGCCCGTACCCGACCAGCCGGCCGGACCCCCGCTGTGGATGGCGCACTCCGGCGAGAAGATGCTGGAGCGCACGGGGCGGATCTACGACGGGTGGATGCCCACCAGCACCACGGCCGCCCACTACGAGAAGGGCTGGCTGCGGGTCCAGGAGGCCCGCGAGGCCGCCGGGCGCCCCGAGTCCGACGTCACCGGCGCCGTCTACCTCTCGGTCGCCGTGGACCGCGGCGTCGAGAAGGCCGAGGAGACCCTGACGGCCTACTTCGGCGCCTACTACCGCCTCGACCTGCCCACCATGCGCACCACCCAGGGCATCTTCGGCGGCACCCCCGAGCAGGTCGCCGAGTGGGTCGGCGGCTACGTCGCGGCCGGCGCCCGCCACATCGTGCTGCGCCTGCCCACCCCCGACCTCCACGAGCCGGCCTACAGAGCCGCGCTGGAGCGGACCGCGGAGGAGCTGCTGCCGCTGCTGCGCGGCCTCGCATGA
- a CDS encoding 3-deoxy-7-phosphoheptulonate synthase has product MNESLAVAGAPAPAVWDLLPAEQQPRWGAHPDLPEVRRALQEAPALTSAADVSVLRRQLAEVALGRARLLQTGDCAEDIRECGAAHTAAKAELLADLAGRMALRTGQPVVRVGRMGGQFAKPRSSPTETHDGVDLPVFRGHLVNSPEPHAAARRHDPNRMLRAYEASAAVLRALDELRTDAYGPWASHEALVMDYESPQVRRDPETGAPYLASTHFPWIGERTRQLGLAHVEFLASLANPVACKIGPSASAEQVVRLCRVLDPDRLPGRLTLILRTGVRTPASAVAPVVEAVQRAGHPVVWLSDPLHGNTVQTAGGVKTRRLADAVGEAAAFRRVLEQRGLHPGGLHLETATADVTECLGGPVADEHALSGRYESLCDPRLNPAQARELIDAVFS; this is encoded by the coding sequence GTGAACGAGTCGCTCGCCGTCGCGGGGGCCCCGGCCCCCGCGGTCTGGGACCTGCTCCCCGCCGAGCAGCAGCCGCGGTGGGGCGCCCACCCGGACCTCCCCGAGGTACGCCGCGCCCTCCAGGAGGCCCCCGCGCTCACCTCCGCCGCCGACGTGAGCGTGCTGCGGCGGCAGCTCGCCGAGGTGGCCCTCGGCCGGGCCCGGCTGCTCCAGACCGGCGACTGCGCCGAGGACATCCGCGAATGCGGAGCCGCCCACACCGCCGCCAAGGCGGAGCTCCTGGCCGATCTGGCCGGCCGGATGGCCCTGCGCACCGGTCAACCCGTCGTCCGCGTAGGCCGGATGGGCGGCCAGTTCGCCAAGCCGCGCAGCAGCCCCACCGAGACCCACGACGGGGTCGACCTGCCCGTCTTCCGCGGCCACCTCGTCAACTCCCCGGAACCCCACGCGGCCGCCCGCCGCCACGACCCCAACCGGATGCTCCGGGCGTACGAGGCGAGCGCGGCCGTCCTGCGCGCGCTCGACGAGCTGCGCACCGACGCGTACGGGCCGTGGGCGTCCCACGAGGCCCTCGTGATGGACTACGAGAGCCCGCAGGTGCGCCGCGACCCGGAGACCGGCGCCCCCTACCTGGCCTCGACCCACTTCCCGTGGATCGGGGAACGCACCCGCCAGCTCGGTCTCGCGCACGTCGAGTTCCTCGCCTCCCTGGCCAACCCGGTCGCCTGCAAGATCGGCCCGTCCGCCTCCGCCGAGCAGGTCGTACGGCTCTGCCGCGTCCTCGACCCGGACCGGCTGCCCGGCCGGCTCACGCTGATCCTGCGCACGGGCGTCCGGACACCCGCGTCGGCCGTCGCCCCCGTCGTCGAGGCCGTGCAGCGCGCGGGCCACCCCGTCGTCTGGCTCAGCGACCCCCTGCACGGCAACACCGTGCAGACCGCCGGCGGCGTCAAGACCCGCCGCCTGGCCGACGCCGTCGGCGAGGCCGCCGCCTTCCGGCGCGTCCTCGAACAGCGGGGCCTGCACCCCGGCGGCCTCCACCTGGAGACCGCGACGGCCGACGTGACCGAGTGTCTCGGCGGCCCCGTCGCCGACGAGCACGCGCTGTCCGGGCGCTACGAGTCGCTCTGCGACCCACGGCTCAACCCGGCACAGGCCCGAGAGCTGATCGACGCCGTCTTCTCCTGA
- a CDS encoding FkbO/Hyg5 family chorismatase, whose translation MSQHAGLQAHFTSLDGIPQPAPGRHVLGTVAFGERTGLALTGQGYPELTIPMASPGFDSFREVWTTGTAPRSGTRGSLAFAHDGEYLFISGALPPLPVYRTTVREVYEAAFALVNELGYPHIFRMWNFVGDIIGPNAEGMEIYQDFVAGRAEAFASYGDGTGHMPAATGIGTRGEGISFTLLACREGRPRHVENQRQTPAYHYPEQYGPKPPSFARATRLHPAGAGQGDGALFVSGTASILGHETVHRGDVAAQTDVVLENIAELISGPNLAAAGLDGGHELKDLRLVKVYVRHEADLPVVRERCRSAFGPDTEVMYMNVAVCRDDLLVEIEGLVPGPEWTR comes from the coding sequence ATGTCCCAACACGCCGGATTACAGGCCCATTTCACGTCACTCGACGGCATACCCCAGCCCGCTCCCGGGCGCCACGTCCTCGGTACGGTCGCGTTCGGCGAGCGTACCGGTCTCGCCCTCACCGGGCAGGGGTACCCGGAACTGACCATTCCCATGGCCTCCCCGGGCTTCGACTCCTTCCGCGAGGTGTGGACCACCGGCACCGCGCCGCGATCCGGCACCCGGGGCAGCCTGGCCTTCGCGCACGACGGCGAATACCTCTTCATCTCCGGCGCCCTCCCGCCGCTCCCGGTGTACCGGACGACGGTGCGCGAGGTGTACGAGGCGGCCTTCGCGCTGGTCAACGAGCTCGGTTACCCCCACATCTTCCGGATGTGGAACTTCGTCGGCGACATCATCGGTCCCAACGCCGAAGGCATGGAGATCTACCAGGACTTCGTCGCCGGCCGCGCCGAGGCCTTCGCGTCCTACGGCGACGGCACCGGCCACATGCCGGCCGCCACCGGCATCGGCACCCGGGGCGAGGGCATCTCCTTCACCCTGCTCGCCTGCCGCGAGGGCAGACCCCGGCACGTGGAGAACCAGCGGCAGACACCCGCCTACCACTATCCCGAGCAGTACGGCCCGAAGCCGCCGAGCTTCGCCCGCGCCACCCGGCTCCACCCGGCGGGCGCCGGGCAGGGCGACGGCGCGCTGTTCGTCTCCGGCACGGCCAGCATCCTCGGCCACGAGACCGTCCACCGCGGCGACGTCGCCGCGCAGACCGACGTGGTGCTGGAGAACATCGCCGAGCTGATCAGCGGCCCCAACCTGGCCGCGGCGGGCCTCGACGGCGGCCACGAGCTCAAGGACCTCCGCCTGGTCAAGGTGTACGTGCGCCACGAGGCGGACCTGCCGGTCGTGCGCGAGCGCTGCCGGTCGGCCTTCGGCCCCGACACCGAGGTCATGTACATGAACGTGGCCGTGTGCCGCGACGACCTGCTGGTGGAGATCGAAGGGCTCGTCCCCGGCCCGGAGTGGACCCGGTGA
- a CDS encoding GntR family transcriptional regulator, with protein MEFDPTLPKWTQIAQVIRQRIASGEYAPNHLVSETQLEQEFDVARVTVRKVTRALREEGLIVTTHGMGSFVTEQAAGIIKASKDPSAG; from the coding sequence ATGGAATTCGACCCCACGCTCCCGAAGTGGACGCAGATCGCGCAGGTCATCCGGCAGCGCATCGCCTCGGGCGAGTACGCGCCGAATCACTTGGTCTCCGAGACCCAGTTGGAGCAGGAGTTCGACGTCGCGCGCGTCACGGTTCGCAAAGTCACCCGCGCACTGCGCGAAGAGGGCCTGATCGTCACTACACACGGCATGGGGTCGTTCGTCACCGAACAGGCCGCCGGGATCATCAAGGCATCCAAGGACCCCTCAGCGGGGTGA
- a CDS encoding beta-ketoacyl-[acyl-carrier-protein] synthase family protein: MTVTNESAAVTGLGATTPLGGDIASTWEAMLRGESGIRAIEDDWAAELPVRIAGRLRQEPAGLLDRVQARRMDRCEQIALLAAREAWADAGRPEVEPERLAVVIGTGTGGVLTLLGQDDVLEASGVRKVSPHTVPMLMANGPAAWVSMELGARGGAHTPVSACASGAEAIAMGLDLIRLGRADVVVAGGTEACVHPLPIAGFAQAKAHSTRNDDPAGASRPFDTGRDGLVIGEGAGVVVLERAGFAAARGARPHAVLAGAGVTSDAHHITAAHPEGQVRAMRLALSAAGLTPADIAHVHAHATSTQLGDLVEARSVAEAIGTHPSVTATKSMTGHLFGAAGAIGAIAAILAVRDGAVPPVRNLVDLDPEVPLDVVAGSPRHGRVPAALANAFGFGGHNASLVFTAAG; encoded by the coding sequence ATGACCGTCACCAACGAAAGCGCCGCCGTCACCGGTCTCGGCGCCACCACCCCCCTCGGCGGCGACATCGCGTCCACCTGGGAGGCGATGCTGCGCGGCGAGAGCGGGATCCGCGCCATCGAGGACGACTGGGCGGCGGAACTGCCCGTACGCATCGCGGGCCGCCTGCGCCAGGAGCCGGCCGGGCTGCTCGACCGGGTGCAGGCCCGGCGCATGGACCGGTGCGAGCAGATCGCGCTGCTCGCCGCCCGCGAGGCGTGGGCCGACGCCGGGCGGCCCGAGGTGGAGCCGGAGCGGCTCGCCGTGGTCATCGGCACGGGCACCGGCGGCGTCCTGACGCTGCTCGGCCAGGACGACGTCCTGGAGGCGTCGGGCGTACGGAAGGTCTCCCCGCACACCGTGCCGATGCTGATGGCCAACGGCCCGGCCGCCTGGGTCAGCATGGAACTCGGGGCCCGGGGCGGCGCCCACACCCCGGTGAGCGCCTGCGCCTCCGGCGCCGAGGCGATCGCCATGGGCCTGGACCTGATACGCCTCGGCCGGGCCGACGTCGTGGTCGCCGGCGGCACGGAGGCCTGCGTGCACCCGCTGCCCATCGCCGGGTTCGCCCAGGCCAAGGCCCACTCCACCCGCAACGACGACCCGGCGGGCGCCTCACGCCCGTTCGACACCGGCCGCGACGGCCTCGTCATCGGCGAGGGCGCGGGCGTGGTCGTCCTGGAACGCGCCGGGTTCGCCGCCGCCCGCGGCGCCCGCCCGCACGCGGTCCTCGCCGGCGCCGGCGTGACCTCGGACGCCCACCACATCACGGCCGCCCACCCGGAGGGCCAGGTACGCGCGATGCGCCTGGCCCTGTCGGCCGCCGGACTGACCCCGGCGGACATCGCGCACGTCCACGCCCACGCCACGTCCACACAGCTGGGCGACCTCGTCGAGGCCCGCTCGGTCGCCGAGGCGATCGGCACCCACCCGTCGGTGACGGCCACCAAGTCGATGACCGGTCACCTCTTCGGCGCGGCGGGCGCGATCGGCGCGATCGCGGCGATCCTCGCCGTACGCGACGGCGCGGTCCCGCCCGTACGCAACCTCGTCGACCTCGACCCGGAGGTCCCCCTGGACGTGGTCGCCGGATCCCCTCGCCACGGGCGCGTACCGGCAGCCCTGGCCAACGCGTTCGGGTTCGGCGGGCACAACGCGTCGCTGGTGTTCACGGCGGCGGGCTGA
- a CDS encoding serine hydrolase domain-containing protein codes for MEYNGWADEGFGAVADAFGRNFTDHGDTGAAVTVFVDGRKVVDLWGGTADERTGRPWERDTAVPVMSAAKGVVAVCAHLLAQEGRLDLDAPIADHWPEFARHGKERITPRMVLAHRAGLPVIDRPLTFEEILAWTPVVRALEEQAPYWEPGTAHEYHGHTMGWLIGEVIRRITGRTPGAYFRTAVADELGLTTWIGVPEAELPGLARLSEAPGTYPELPAESLFARILTMDGALPFPGTDHPRGRNSPAVLAAEIPGTGAVSSARGLATLYAAAATGVDGAPRLLTRDTLTDALRVRTDGPSWSGFPDGGVHWGSGFNVASESVPLLGARSFSNEGAGGHFALGDDELGVGFAYVTNRMVGGEDPRGPLLVGAVRGCVAG; via the coding sequence GTGGAGTACAACGGGTGGGCCGACGAGGGGTTCGGCGCCGTCGCGGACGCGTTCGGCCGGAACTTCACCGACCACGGGGACACCGGCGCCGCCGTCACTGTGTTCGTGGACGGCCGCAAGGTCGTCGACCTGTGGGGCGGCACCGCCGACGAGCGGACCGGCCGGCCCTGGGAACGGGACACGGCCGTCCCCGTCATGTCCGCGGCCAAGGGCGTCGTCGCCGTCTGCGCCCACCTCCTCGCGCAGGAGGGCCGCCTGGATCTGGACGCCCCGATCGCCGACCACTGGCCGGAGTTCGCGCGGCACGGCAAGGAGCGGATCACCCCGCGCATGGTCCTCGCCCACCGCGCGGGCCTGCCCGTCATCGACCGGCCGCTGACCTTCGAGGAGATCCTCGCCTGGACGCCGGTGGTACGCGCCCTGGAGGAGCAGGCCCCGTACTGGGAGCCCGGCACCGCGCACGAGTACCACGGGCACACCATGGGCTGGCTGATCGGCGAGGTGATCCGCCGGATCACGGGCCGCACGCCCGGCGCCTACTTCCGTACGGCCGTCGCCGACGAGCTGGGCCTGACCACCTGGATCGGCGTCCCGGAAGCCGAACTCCCCGGCCTGGCCCGCCTCTCCGAGGCGCCCGGTACGTACCCGGAGCTCCCCGCCGAGTCGCTCTTCGCGCGGATCCTCACGATGGACGGGGCGCTCCCGTTCCCCGGCACCGACCACCCGCGCGGCCGGAACTCGCCCGCGGTCCTCGCCGCCGAGATCCCCGGCACGGGCGCCGTCTCCTCCGCCCGCGGCCTGGCCACGCTCTACGCGGCGGCCGCGACCGGCGTCGACGGCGCGCCCCGGCTGCTCACCCGGGACACCCTCACCGACGCCCTGCGGGTACGGACCGACGGACCCTCCTGGTCGGGCTTCCCGGACGGGGGCGTGCACTGGGGCAGCGGCTTCAACGTCGCGTCGGAGAGCGTGCCGCTGCTGGGGGCGCGCAGCTTCAGCAACGAGGGGGCGGGTGGGCATTTCGCGCTGGGGGACGACGAGTTGGGGGTCGGGTTCGCGTATGTGACGAACCGGATGGTGGGGGGTGAGGATCCTCGGGGGCCGTTGCTGGTGGGGGCTGTCCGGGGGTGTGTGGCGGGGTGA
- a CDS encoding lasso RiPP family leader peptide-containing protein, translating into MEPQESYEPPALEELGDFSELTRGRPAAEAAEDV; encoded by the coding sequence ATGGAGCCTCAGGAGAGCTACGAGCCCCCCGCACTCGAAGAGCTCGGTGACTTCTCGGAGCTGACCCGGGGCCGGCCGGCGGCCGAAGCGGCGGAAGACGTCTGA
- a CDS encoding lasso peptide biosynthesis PqqD family chaperone, with protein sequence MSVLTLHPDVSAADTEDGMVLLDEVGGRYWQLNGTGATVLRALLDGATPGEVARSLAERYPGLTTERTNSDVAALIISLSEARLVVTA encoded by the coding sequence ATGAGTGTGCTCACCCTGCACCCCGACGTGTCCGCCGCGGACACCGAGGACGGAATGGTGCTGCTCGACGAGGTCGGCGGGCGCTACTGGCAGCTCAACGGCACCGGGGCGACCGTGCTGCGCGCCCTGCTCGACGGCGCGACCCCGGGGGAGGTGGCGCGCTCGCTCGCCGAGCGCTACCCCGGCCTGACGACGGAGCGGACGAACAGCGACGTGGCGGCGCTCATCATCTCGCTGTCCGAGGCCCGCCTGGTGGTGACGGCGTGA
- a CDS encoding lasso peptide biosynthesis B2 protein, translating into MSRPMVLEPREPVPLRRRPAALLAVGAARLLVLLPPRRIRRALTLARRGAAPATAEEALAARRAVVALSARCAGEGCLQRSMATALLCRMRGVWPDWCTGVRTSPFRAHAWVEVAGLPIGESHSPGYYHRLMVVPGGGPGGRPGTGPGRREPRAAVTAPGAAAVTGPA; encoded by the coding sequence GTGAGCCGGCCGATGGTCCTGGAGCCCCGGGAGCCCGTGCCGCTCCGCCGCCGCCCGGCGGCCCTGCTGGCCGTCGGCGCCGCCCGGCTGCTCGTCCTGCTGCCGCCCCGCCGCATCCGCCGCGCCCTGACGCTGGCCCGGCGCGGCGCCGCCCCCGCCACCGCGGAGGAGGCCCTGGCCGCCCGGCGGGCGGTCGTCGCCCTGAGCGCCCGGTGCGCGGGCGAGGGCTGTCTCCAGCGCTCCATGGCGACGGCACTCCTGTGCCGGATGCGCGGGGTCTGGCCCGACTGGTGCACAGGGGTGCGCACGAGCCCGTTCCGCGCCCACGCGTGGGTGGAGGTGGCGGGTCTGCCGATCGGTGAGTCGCACTCCCCCGGCTACTACCACCGGCTCATGGTCGTACCGGGCGGAGGACCGGGCGGAAGGCCGGGCACAGGGCCGGGCCGGAGGGAGCCGCGAGCGGCCGTGACAGCGCCTGGAGCGGCCGCCGTCACCGGTCCAGCGTGA
- a CDS encoding VOC family protein — MFTNTKAFSGFAVDDIERAKDFYHRTLGLRVTEEFGLLTLHITGGTEILVYPKPDHTPASFTVLNFPVDDIDRAVDELTSRGVRFERYEQFEQDEKGVFRQEGPPIAWFTDPAGNVLSVLQAAGPHPARKAYSLTVCGSCSSATR; from the coding sequence ATGTTCACGAACACCAAGGCGTTCAGCGGCTTCGCCGTGGACGACATCGAGCGCGCCAAGGACTTCTACCACCGGACGCTCGGCCTCCGCGTCACCGAGGAGTTCGGGCTCCTGACGCTGCACATCACCGGCGGCACGGAGATCCTCGTCTACCCCAAACCCGACCACACCCCCGCGAGCTTCACCGTGCTCAACTTCCCCGTGGACGACATCGACCGTGCCGTGGACGAGCTGACCTCGCGCGGCGTCCGCTTCGAGCGGTACGAGCAGTTCGAACAGGACGAGAAGGGCGTCTTCCGGCAGGAAGGGCCGCCCATCGCCTGGTTCACGGACCCCGCCGGGAACGTCCTGTCCGTCCTCCAGGCGGCCGGGCCGCACCCCGCCCGTAAGGCCTATAGCCTGACCGTATGCGGATCATGTTCGTCGGCGACTCGATGA
- a CDS encoding GDSL-type esterase/lipase family protein: MRIMFVGDSMTIGSAGDYTWRYRMWQHLNASYGGPYRIVGPRTELYDPSVDAPGSLAYGDAAFPARAQAHLAGWGEGWLHMAPLIGDAVRAGKADTLLISLGLIDLGFYTDAEQTAENVHRFLAAAREANPRVRAVLLPVIHNVRALNDPPFAAQCERFNELLGKAVAELDSPASPLLLASPPEGWDIDRDTYDGTHPNAEGEHRLAAAFADAMHQAWDVAGPYEPARG; the protein is encoded by the coding sequence ATGCGGATCATGTTCGTCGGCGACTCGATGACCATCGGTAGCGCCGGTGACTACACATGGCGGTACCGCATGTGGCAGCACCTCAACGCCTCCTACGGCGGCCCCTACAGAATCGTCGGGCCGCGCACCGAGCTGTACGACCCCTCCGTCGACGCGCCCGGCTCACTCGCCTACGGGGACGCCGCCTTCCCGGCCCGCGCCCAGGCGCACCTGGCCGGCTGGGGCGAGGGCTGGCTGCACATGGCGCCGCTGATCGGCGACGCCGTCCGCGCGGGCAAGGCCGACACCCTGCTGATCTCCCTCGGCCTGATCGACCTCGGCTTCTACACCGACGCCGAGCAGACCGCCGAGAACGTCCACCGCTTCCTCGCCGCCGCCCGCGAGGCCAACCCGCGCGTCCGGGCCGTACTGCTGCCGGTGATCCACAACGTGCGGGCGCTCAACGACCCGCCCTTCGCCGCCCAGTGCGAGCGCTTCAACGAACTGCTGGGCAAGGCCGTCGCCGAGCTCGACTCCCCGGCCTCGCCGCTGCTGCTCGCCTCCCCGCCCGAGGGCTGGGACATCGACCGCGACACCTACGACGGCACCCACCCCAACGCCGAGGGCGAGCACCGCCTGGCCGCCGCCTTCGCCGACGCGATGCACCAGGCGTGGGACGTCGCCGGCCCGTACGAACCCGCGCGCGGCTGA
- a CDS encoding aldo/keto reductase, giving the protein MEYTQLGRTGLKVSRIVLGTMNFGPRTDEADSHAIMDAALDAGVNFFDTANVYGWGENKGRTEEIIGSWLARGGGRREKVVLATKVFGNMGPDGADWPNHDRLSAVNIRRAVDASLQRLRTDHIDLYQFHHVDRTTPWDEIWQAIDVLVQQGKIVYAGSSNHAGWHIAQANEAARRRGSYGLVSEQCLYNLAERRAEMEVVPAAEAYGLGVIPWSPLQGGLLGGVIRKEREGGGAAGRSSEALANTKVREQVQAYEDLLDKHGLEPGEVALAWLLTRPGVTGPIVGPRTGEQLSSALRAVELKLPEELLTELDGIFPGPGPSPEAFAW; this is encoded by the coding sequence ATGGAGTACACGCAGCTCGGACGCACAGGTCTCAAGGTCAGCCGGATCGTGCTGGGAACGATGAACTTCGGGCCTCGGACGGACGAGGCCGACAGCCACGCCATCATGGACGCCGCGCTCGACGCGGGCGTCAACTTCTTCGACACCGCGAACGTCTACGGCTGGGGCGAGAACAAGGGCCGCACCGAGGAGATCATCGGCAGCTGGCTCGCGCGCGGCGGCGGGCGGCGCGAGAAGGTCGTCCTGGCCACCAAGGTCTTCGGGAACATGGGCCCGGACGGCGCGGACTGGCCGAACCACGACCGGCTGTCCGCCGTGAACATCCGGCGCGCCGTCGACGCCAGCCTCCAGCGCCTGCGCACCGACCACATCGACCTCTACCAGTTCCACCACGTCGACCGGACCACGCCGTGGGACGAGATCTGGCAGGCGATCGACGTCCTCGTCCAGCAGGGCAAGATCGTCTACGCGGGCTCCTCCAACCACGCCGGCTGGCACATCGCGCAGGCCAACGAGGCGGCGCGGCGGCGCGGCTCGTACGGGCTGGTCAGCGAGCAGTGCCTGTACAACCTCGCCGAGCGGCGGGCCGAGATGGAGGTCGTCCCGGCCGCCGAGGCGTACGGGCTCGGGGTCATCCCCTGGTCGCCGCTCCAGGGCGGGCTGCTCGGCGGCGTCATCCGCAAGGAGCGGGAGGGCGGCGGCGCGGCCGGCCGGTCGTCCGAGGCGCTCGCGAACACCAAGGTGCGTGAGCAGGTCCAGGCGTACGAGGACCTGCTCGACAAGCACGGTCTGGAGCCCGGTGAGGTGGCGCTGGCCTGGCTGCTCACCCGGCCCGGCGTCACCGGCCCGATCGTCGGCCCACGCACCGGCGAGCAGCTGTCCTCGGCGCTGCGCGCCGTCGAGCTGAAGCTGCCGGAGGAACTGCTGACCGAACTGGACGGGATCTTCCCCGGTCCCGGGCCCTCGCCGGAGGCCTTCGCCTGGTAG